A window from Pseudobutyrivibrio ruminis HUN009 encodes these proteins:
- the prmC gene encoding peptide chain release factor N(5)-glutamine methyltransferase, whose product MTFKQALDKGIVLLESENIADAKIDAWYLLSFVSGLTKAQYFLKQSEEIDNNILYKYKDVLLRRAGHEPLQHITGEQDFMGITFWVNENVLIPRQDTETLVEEALKVIPSGSHILDLCTGSGCVILSLVVLGQGLSGIGVDISEEALAVARENGARLVGRKADFVKGDMFQPVSGKFNAIVSNPPYIPSAVVDELEPEVKDHEPRLALDGTEDGLFFYKKITAEAGDYLNDGGWLLVEIGYDQGADVSTLFKEAGFKDVEVIKDLAGNDRVVKGHL is encoded by the coding sequence ATGACTTTTAAACAGGCTTTAGATAAAGGAATAGTATTATTGGAATCAGAAAATATTGCTGATGCTAAGATTGATGCCTGGTATCTTCTTTCTTTTGTAAGCGGCCTTACAAAGGCTCAGTATTTTCTGAAGCAATCAGAGGAAATCGATAATAATATTCTTTATAAATATAAGGATGTCCTTTTAAGGAGAGCAGGCCATGAGCCACTCCAGCACATCACTGGAGAGCAGGACTTTATGGGCATCACATTTTGGGTAAATGAAAATGTTCTCATCCCTCGCCAGGATACTGAGACTCTCGTAGAGGAGGCTCTAAAGGTCATTCCTAGTGGTAGCCATATTTTGGATTTGTGTACTGGCAGTGGATGTGTTATTCTATCTCTTGTTGTCCTGGGACAGGGGCTTTCAGGAATAGGTGTAGATATCTCAGAGGAAGCACTTGCTGTTGCCCGCGAGAATGGCGCTAGGCTTGTAGGCCGTAAGGCGGATTTTGTTAAAGGCGATATGTTCCAGCCAGTTAGTGGCAAGTTCAATGCCATCGTATCAAATCCACCATATATTCCATCTGCAGTAGTAGATGAGTTGGAGCCAGAGGTAAAGGATCATGAGCCTCGTCTTGCATTAGACGGCACAGAGGATGGCCTTTTCTTCTATAAGAAAATCACTGCAGAAGCAGGGGATTATCTTAATGATGGTGGCTGGCTTTTGGTGGAAATCGGCTATGATCAGGGAGCAGATGTTTCTACGCTTTTTAAAGAGGCAGGATTCAAGGACGTTGAAGTAATAAAGGATTTAGCAGGCAACGATAGAGTCGTTAAGGGACACCTATAG
- the prfA gene encoding peptide chain release factor 1, whose protein sequence is MFDRLEDLVLRYEEVMNLLSEPDVANDNARFRALMKEQAELAPIVEAYKQYSAHKQNIQDSLELLEVESDEEMKELAKEEMKESQAEVERLEQELKILLLPKDPNDDKNVIVEIRAGAGGEEAALFAAEIYRMYVHYVESRGWKVELLEADETGIGGMKNIEFMVKGTGAYSILKYESGVHRVQRVPETESQGRIQTSTCSVAVMPEAEEVDVHIDEKDIRIDVMRASGNGGQCVNTTDSAVRLTHYPTGIVIYSQTEKSQLQNKEKAFALLRAKLYDLELQKQQDAEAAERRSQIGTGDRAEKIRTYNFPQGRVTDHRINLTLYKLDKIMNGDIQEILDALIAADQAAKLAKMSQD, encoded by the coding sequence ATGTTTGATAGATTAGAAGATTTAGTATTAAGATACGAGGAAGTAATGAATTTACTTTCTGAGCCAGATGTGGCTAACGATAATGCCAGATTTAGAGCACTCATGAAGGAGCAGGCTGAGCTTGCACCTATCGTAGAGGCTTACAAGCAGTATTCAGCTCACAAGCAGAACATTCAGGATTCGTTAGAGCTTCTCGAGGTTGAATCAGACGAAGAAATGAAGGAGCTTGCAAAGGAAGAGATGAAAGAGTCTCAGGCTGAGGTTGAGCGTCTTGAGCAGGAGCTTAAAATCTTACTTCTTCCTAAGGATCCTAACGATGATAAGAACGTTATCGTAGAAATTCGTGCAGGTGCAGGTGGAGAGGAAGCAGCTCTTTTCGCAGCAGAAATCTACCGTATGTACGTACATTATGTAGAGTCACGTGGATGGAAGGTTGAACTTCTTGAAGCAGACGAGACAGGTATCGGCGGAATGAAGAACATCGAGTTCATGGTTAAGGGAACTGGTGCATACTCAATCCTTAAGTACGAGTCTGGTGTACACCGTGTACAGCGTGTACCAGAGACAGAGTCTCAGGGCCGTATCCAGACTTCTACATGTTCTGTTGCAGTTATGCCAGAGGCAGAAGAAGTAGATGTCCATATTGATGAAAAGGATATCCGTATCGACGTAATGCGTGCTTCAGGTAACGGTGGTCAGTGTGTCAACACAACAGATTCAGCTGTTCGTCTTACTCACTACCCAACAGGAATTGTTATCTATAGCCAGACAGAAAAGTCACAGCTTCAGAATAAGGAAAAGGCTTTCGCACTCCTTCGTGCAAAGCTTTATGATTTAGAGCTTCAGAAGCAGCAGGATGCAGAAGCTGCAGAGCGTCGCTCACAGATTGGTACTGGTGATCGTGCAGAAAAGATTCGTACATACAACTTCCCACAGGGACGTGTAACAGATCACCGTATCAACCTTACACTTTACAAGCTCGATAAGATTATGAACGGAGATATTCAGGAAATTCTTGATGCACTTATCGCAGCAGATCAGGCTGCAAAGCTTGCAAAGATGTCTCAAGACTAA
- a CDS encoding DUF1385 domain-containing protein, translated as MKYSGIGGQAVMEGVMMRNGNKYAVAVRTPDKSIAVDVKNTKDINDMWHKIPIIRGMVSFIDSLVIGLSTLMYSASFFEDEEDAVDKSKLSEEELKKLEKKEKAEMGGTLVLSFVLALGIFFALPYFISLGLNKYIESQALIALIEGLIRIGIFIGYIVVISHMEDIKRTFMYHGAEHKCINCVEAGKPLTVENVRSSTRFHKRCGTSFIFIVFIISVFVFMFITFDNTWLKLIARLLLIPVIAGISYEFIRLAGRHENGFVNIFSKPGLWLQRLTVMEPDDDMIEVGIASVEAVFDWKGFIEENRECF; from the coding sequence ATGAAGTATTCAGGCATAGGCGGACAGGCTGTAATGGAAGGCGTCATGATGCGAAATGGCAACAAATATGCCGTAGCAGTTCGTACACCAGACAAATCTATTGCAGTAGATGTTAAAAATACAAAAGACATAAATGACATGTGGCACAAAATCCCAATCATCAGAGGTATGGTATCTTTTATAGATTCCCTTGTAATTGGCCTTAGTACACTTATGTATTCAGCTAGCTTCTTCGAGGACGAAGAGGATGCCGTCGATAAATCAAAGCTTTCTGAGGAAGAGCTTAAAAAGCTCGAGAAAAAGGAAAAAGCTGAGATGGGTGGCACGCTGGTGTTGTCATTTGTGCTTGCTCTTGGTATTTTCTTTGCATTGCCTTACTTTATTTCCCTTGGGTTAAACAAATATATTGAGTCGCAGGCATTGATTGCTCTTATCGAAGGACTTATTCGAATCGGCATCTTCATTGGATACATTGTGGTGATTTCTCATATGGAGGATATCAAGCGTACTTTTATGTATCACGGTGCAGAGCATAAATGCATTAATTGTGTGGAGGCAGGAAAGCCACTTACAGTCGAAAACGTTCGCTCATCCACTCGTTTTCATAAGCGCTGTGGAACCAGTTTTATCTTCATAGTGTTCATTATTTCAGTTTTTGTTTTCATGTTTATCACTTTCGATAATACATGGTTAAAGCTTATTGCAAGACTTTTGCTTATTCCAGTTATCGCTGGTATTTCATACGAGTTCATTAGGCTTGCAGGGCGTCATGAAAATGGCTTTGTAAATATCTTTTCTAAGCCAGGACTATGGTTGCAGAGACTTACAGTAATGGAGCCAGATGATGATATGATTGAGGTTGGAATTGCCTCAGTAGAAGCAGTGTTTGATTGGAAAGGATTCATCGAAGAAAACAGGGAGTGTTTTTAG